The Saccharopolyspora gloriosae genome has a segment encoding these proteins:
- the pyrR gene encoding bifunctional pyr operon transcriptional regulator/uracil phosphoribosyltransferase PyrR yields MASRRQAGATDPAGQRELLSAGDVARTIARIAHQIIEKTALDTSSPHDGEAHDRASGPRVVLLGVPTRGVPLARRLATRIAEFSGVEVPTGTLDITLYRDDLRKRPNRPLEPSSLPPSGIDDALVVLVDDVLFSGRTVRAALDSLRDQGRPSAVQLAVLVDRGHRELPIRADYVGKNVPTSRSEEVAVRFAEVDEADSVVIRRSEEVR; encoded by the coding sequence GTGGCGTCACGCCGGCAGGCGGGCGCGACGGACCCGGCCGGGCAGCGGGAGCTGCTTTCGGCCGGTGACGTTGCGCGCACGATCGCCCGCATCGCTCATCAGATCATCGAGAAGACGGCATTGGACACCTCGTCGCCCCACGACGGGGAAGCCCACGACCGGGCGAGCGGCCCGCGTGTGGTGCTGCTGGGCGTTCCGACGCGAGGCGTGCCGCTGGCGCGGCGGCTGGCGACCCGGATCGCCGAGTTCAGTGGCGTGGAAGTGCCCACGGGCACTCTCGATATCACGCTGTATCGCGATGACCTGCGAAAACGGCCCAATCGGCCGTTGGAGCCCAGTAGTCTCCCGCCGTCCGGGATCGACGATGCGCTGGTCGTCCTCGTGGACGACGTGCTGTTCTCCGGCCGCACGGTGCGCGCCGCCTTGGACTCCTTGCGGGACCAGGGCAGGCCCAGTGCGGTGCAGCTCGCGGTCCTGGTGGACCGGGGGCATCGGGAGCTGCCGATCCGCGCGGATTACGTCGGCAAGAACGTGCCGACTTCCCGCAGCGAAGAGGTCGCGGTCCGGTTCGCCGAGGTCGACGAGGCCGATTCGGTGGTCATCCGGCGCAGTGAGGAGGTGCGGTGA
- a CDS encoding transcriptional regulator: MGDYAKALGGKLRAIRQQQGLSLHGVEQKSGGRWKAVVVGSYERGDRAVTVQKLAELADFYGVPVAELLPEGRVPSGAEPATKVVINLERLQQLPAEKVGPLARYAATIQSQRGDYNGKVLSIRTEDLRSLAIIYDMTPGELTEQLIDWGVLPPEARPAREE; encoded by the coding sequence ATGGGCGACTACGCCAAGGCGCTGGGCGGCAAGCTCCGCGCTATCCGCCAGCAGCAGGGTCTCTCGCTGCACGGCGTCGAGCAGAAGTCAGGCGGGCGGTGGAAGGCCGTGGTCGTCGGGTCCTATGAACGTGGCGACCGAGCGGTCACCGTCCAGAAACTCGCCGAACTGGCCGACTTCTACGGTGTTCCGGTCGCGGAGCTACTCCCGGAGGGACGGGTGCCCTCCGGCGCCGAACCGGCCACCAAGGTCGTGATCAACCTGGAACGGTTGCAGCAGTTGCCTGCCGAGAAGGTCGGGCCTCTCGCCCGGTACGCGGCGACCATCCAGAGCCAGCGCGGTGACTACAACGGCAAGGTGCTGTCCATCCGGACCGAGGACCTGCGATCCCTGGCCATCATCTATGACATGACCCCCGGCGAGCTGACCGAACAGCTCATCGACTGGGGCGTCCTGCCTCCCGAGGCACGACCTGCTCGGGAGGAGTGA